The genomic segment TTTTCTATGTCTACCATAAAGTGCCAAATCAACCGTTTGGTTAATGTAgtttagaaaaaaatatttattttgtggtATAATTTAACATCATTCTGTTCAGTAAGCTTTCTGATACTATAATATGCAGAAAAAATGTACCTACCTTTCAAATTTTAACCAAAAGCCGTCCACATGTTGGGAGCTATTTTCTCGTTTCAGATGTCCTGTTTGAGTGAGACTTAAAAGGCGTAGGCCTACTATTGGAAAATAAGTGACATCAAGTGGATTTTTTTTAGGATAACATACCTAAACCGAACGGTAAAGATGGCTCAATCAGGTTGAATTAAAGTTAAACATTCCTATCAATAAGATATTGTGACGTAAAATGTGCTCTACCAAACAGGTTGAGCAGGCAGTTAAGTGTATAACTAtcgatatatagatagatatacacTAATTCACCACAGGATGGCGCTACAATGACTACTACCCATAGAGGTTTCCGGTACGCCTTCTTAGAGTAGGAAGTGGGATTTCCTTCGCTCACCAACAAAGCAGCTGAAGCAAAAATGGCAGCCACCGATGTTCAGGAGTTTATTCAGCAAAATAGAGCTTTAGCCGACCAGGTTGAAAACCATCGTGGTATTTCAGAAACCAATAAGCAGTGGGACGCTAGGCGGGAGTTCGTCCTTCGAAATATAAACGAGTTTGAAGAGGCGCAGATTGACCAGCTGCTGGCTCTATCGATGGTGTGGGCCAACAACGTGTTCATGGGCTGTCGGTATGTCAACAAACAAATGAACATGCTTGCATGTATGtattctatgtatgtatgtatgtatgtatgtatgtattctatgtatgtattgtatgtatgcatgcccGGCTGAAatgtatgcacacatacatgttgCCACTATTTAAGCTGCATCAAAAATAAGACAATCAAAAGTCTATCATCTTTTGAATGAAATCgcctatatgtatgtatgcatgcatgcagccCTGCTGGCTCTAAGTACACGGGATTGCCTTCAAATGATAGCCTTTTAATCGtggcattttaaaatctgtATTCCAATGAAACCTTAATCATAGATTTGTGTATCCATTGTGTGTGATGTTATTTCCCTCGGGGATTAATGTAAATAACCGCATGTTCTTTGAGTTTCTTTTCCATCCGATT from the Gadus macrocephalus chromosome 7, ASM3116895v1 genome contains:
- the cdkn2aipnl gene encoding CDKN2AIP N-terminal-like protein — translated: MAATDVQEFIQQNRALADQVENHRGISETNKQWDARREFVLRNINEFEEAQIDQLLALSMVWANNVFMGCRYNTELLDKVNEMADGIVVEDAPVFQTREEIMKKVGR